The following are encoded together in the Takifugu flavidus isolate HTHZ2018 chromosome 22, ASM371156v2, whole genome shotgun sequence genome:
- the klhdc10 gene encoding kelch domain-containing protein 10 isoform X2 yields MSGWESARSTDQLNKFKKLSGRPLHDHRTPPARSGHRCVADNTNLYVFGGYNPDYDESGGPENEDYPLFRELWRYHFATGCWQQIRTDGYMPTELASMSAVLHGNNLLVFGGTGIPFGENNGNDVHVCNVKYKRWSLLNCRGKKPNRIYGQAMVIINGFLYVFGGTTGYIYSTDLHRLDLTTREWMHLKPNNTPDDLPEERYRHEIAHDGQRIYILGGGTSWTSYPLDKIHAYNLETNSWEEITTKPHDKIGFPAPRRCHSCVQIRNDVFICGGYNGELILADLWKINLLTFQWSKLPAVMPEPAYFHCAAVTPAGCMYIHGGVVNIHENKRTGSLFKIWLSVPSLLELCWEKLLQDFPHLSTLPTMQLLNLGLTQELIERLK; encoded by the exons ATGTCTGGTTGGGAGAGTGCTCGCAGTACAGACCAGCTAAATAAATTCAAGAAGCTGTCAGGCAGGCCACTGCATG ATCATCGTACACCCCCTGCCCGCAGTGGGCATCGCTGTGTTGCTGATAACACTAACTTGTATGTGTTCGGAGGTTACAATCCTGATTACGATGAGTCAGGAGGCCCGGAGAATGAAGATTATCCACTGTTCAGGGAGCTTTGGCGGTACCACTTTGCCACAGGCTGCTGGCAGCAGATTCGGACAGATGGTTACATGCCCACAGAGCTGGCATCTATGTCAG CTGTTTTACATGGCAACAACCTCTTGGTGTTTGGAGGAACAGGGATCCCCTTTGGCGAAAACAATGGAAATGACGTCCATGTCTGTAACGTGAAGTACAAGCGTTGGTCGCTGCTCAATTGTCGAGGAAAGAAGCCCAACAGGATCTACGGACAG GCAATGGTTATCATAAATGGTTTCCTGTACGTATTCGGAGGGACAACAGGTTACATTTACAGCACTGACCTGCACAGGCTGGACCTGACTACCAGGGAGTGGATGCATCTAAAGCCCAACAACACCCCTGATGATCTTCCCGAAGAACG gtaCAGACATGAAATAGCACACGATGGACAACGGATTTACATTTTGGGAGGAGGAACTTCCTGGACTTCTTACCCTTTAGACAAG ATCCACGCTTATAACCTGGAGACCAACTCGTGGGAGGAGATCACAACCAAACCTCATGACAAAATAG GTTTCCCTGCTCCCAGGAGGTGTCATAGTTGTGTACAAATACGAAACG ATGTATTTATCTGTGGAGGCTACAATGGCGAATTGATATTAGCCGATCTGTGGAAGATCAACCTGCTAACGTTTCAGTGGAGTAAATTACCAGCAGTGATGCCAGAGCCGGCCTACTTCCACTGTGCTGCTGTCACCCCC GCCGGCTGCATGTACATCCATGGCGGTGTGGTGAACATCCACGAGAACAAAAGAACTGGCTCTCTCTTTAAGATCTGGCTCTCTGTGCCCAGCCTTTTGGAGCTGTGCTGGGAAAAACTCCTCCAGGATTTCCCTCACTTGTCCACACTCCCCACCATGCAGCTGCTCAACCTGGGCCTCACACAGGAACTTATTGAACGCTTGAAGTAA
- the klhdc10 gene encoding kelch domain-containing protein 10 isoform X1 yields MSGWESARSTDQLNKFKKLSGRPLHGETLADHRTPPARSGHRCVADNTNLYVFGGYNPDYDESGGPENEDYPLFRELWRYHFATGCWQQIRTDGYMPTELASMSAVLHGNNLLVFGGTGIPFGENNGNDVHVCNVKYKRWSLLNCRGKKPNRIYGQAMVIINGFLYVFGGTTGYIYSTDLHRLDLTTREWMHLKPNNTPDDLPEERYRHEIAHDGQRIYILGGGTSWTSYPLDKIHAYNLETNSWEEITTKPHDKIGFPAPRRCHSCVQIRNDVFICGGYNGELILADLWKINLLTFQWSKLPAVMPEPAYFHCAAVTPAGCMYIHGGVVNIHENKRTGSLFKIWLSVPSLLELCWEKLLQDFPHLSTLPTMQLLNLGLTQELIERLK; encoded by the exons ATGTCTGGTTGGGAGAGTGCTCGCAGTACAGACCAGCTAAATAAATTCAAGAAGCTGTCAGGCAGGCCACTGCATGGTGAGACGTTAGCAG ATCATCGTACACCCCCTGCCCGCAGTGGGCATCGCTGTGTTGCTGATAACACTAACTTGTATGTGTTCGGAGGTTACAATCCTGATTACGATGAGTCAGGAGGCCCGGAGAATGAAGATTATCCACTGTTCAGGGAGCTTTGGCGGTACCACTTTGCCACAGGCTGCTGGCAGCAGATTCGGACAGATGGTTACATGCCCACAGAGCTGGCATCTATGTCAG CTGTTTTACATGGCAACAACCTCTTGGTGTTTGGAGGAACAGGGATCCCCTTTGGCGAAAACAATGGAAATGACGTCCATGTCTGTAACGTGAAGTACAAGCGTTGGTCGCTGCTCAATTGTCGAGGAAAGAAGCCCAACAGGATCTACGGACAG GCAATGGTTATCATAAATGGTTTCCTGTACGTATTCGGAGGGACAACAGGTTACATTTACAGCACTGACCTGCACAGGCTGGACCTGACTACCAGGGAGTGGATGCATCTAAAGCCCAACAACACCCCTGATGATCTTCCCGAAGAACG gtaCAGACATGAAATAGCACACGATGGACAACGGATTTACATTTTGGGAGGAGGAACTTCCTGGACTTCTTACCCTTTAGACAAG ATCCACGCTTATAACCTGGAGACCAACTCGTGGGAGGAGATCACAACCAAACCTCATGACAAAATAG GTTTCCCTGCTCCCAGGAGGTGTCATAGTTGTGTACAAATACGAAACG ATGTATTTATCTGTGGAGGCTACAATGGCGAATTGATATTAGCCGATCTGTGGAAGATCAACCTGCTAACGTTTCAGTGGAGTAAATTACCAGCAGTGATGCCAGAGCCGGCCTACTTCCACTGTGCTGCTGTCACCCCC GCCGGCTGCATGTACATCCATGGCGGTGTGGTGAACATCCACGAGAACAAAAGAACTGGCTCTCTCTTTAAGATCTGGCTCTCTGTGCCCAGCCTTTTGGAGCTGTGCTGGGAAAAACTCCTCCAGGATTTCCCTCACTTGTCCACACTCCCCACCATGCAGCTGCTCAACCTGGGCCTCACACAGGAACTTATTGAACGCTTGAAGTAA
- the cax1 gene encoding cation/H+ exchanger protein 1 isoform X1: MSHTKPSLMPGDGENLQRRSTADPTGNFENSEEPELHHRCRQSHPEWLCVGPNHPEMNIVQTPSPDVSGYHHYHYTPKCFLTIHRGGQGTSVQSASTRCGEEGWHEATTKTTIRADNEVEAHREANNYKFGFRKWKGNVTEKPIEDRSDVIKELYSDLNTVKPQEGSVITFGNILYVFLFGWWISFIYFLICPVIFLTSCASPYGNLCFKMALYFIWPFGKSVEKASDVVKRSTVKPLMCEVIPEETRSDYSKDLEGEKDSAPLLVSSPINFKIPVPAAPVRKTSNHWCRYSTCVWLLLGYPVVAVVHSLACILSWLLVFTIPVAKMNARMLHTILLMAPEDIHVRKLEKIRCESRVLLCCYRAVNVYYYKYTVHSINIFALNLLPLVITSLSIGYADKEHKYFSAEVIFSIAITSIIPLSYFIGMGIASLSAQSNFAVGAVVNATFGSITEMTFYITALLRGHRAGTRCYEEVVKAALTGTLLGCILFIPGVCMIIGGIKHQEQRFNSRSAGVSSALLFISIGGVFAPTLFSKTFGDMVCDSCSGIPGNATVPFTCRDCHYDTSQTVPHLVLSQIEPLVYTISVLLPAAYLIGLVFTLKTHSHIYDIHISDGHAGHAHGQYAQAGTSTAHPTGEGTTGHPLAANSCINAGIVATSQGLSTGHHVVHWSRWRALTVLIAATVLMACCADLSTENIEPFLNYSISQYFIGVTLLAMVPELPEIVNGIQFALQNNISLSLEVGSCIAVQVCMIQIPLLILFNAFYDVGFTLIFSDIHLWASIFSVILVNYIFMDGKSDYFQGTALVVVYLILLAVYYFAPSPPAC, encoded by the exons ATGTCCCATACGAAGCCTTCGTTGATGCCAGGTGATGGGGAGAACCTGCAGAGAAGGTCGACGGCTGATCCCACCG gCAATTTCGAGAACAGCGAAGAGCCCGAACTCCACCATCGATGCAGACAGTCCCATCCCGAGTGGCTCTGTGTTGGCCCCAACCATCCAGAGATGAACATTGTGCAGACCCCCTCCCCGGATGTTTCTGGCTACCATCACTACCACTACACCCCCAAATGCTTCCTGACCATCCACAGAG GAGGACAGGGAACATCGGTCCAGTCTGCTTCGACACGATGTGGAGAAGAAGGTTGGCACGAGGCCACAACAAAGACGACAATCCGAGCCGACAATGAGGTGGAGGCCCACAGAGAGGCCAACAACTACAAG tttggcTTCAGGAAGTGGAAGGGCAACGTGACAGAAAAGCCCATTGAAGACCGATCGGACGTTATCAAAGAACTTTACTCTGATCTCAACACCGTGAAGCCCCAAGAAG GATCCGTAATCACCTTTGGTAACATACTTTATGTGTTCTTGTTCGGATGGTGGATATCCTTCATCTATTTTCTCATCTGTCCCGTAATATTTCTTACAAGCTGTGCTTCCCCTTATG gaAACCTTTGCTTCAAGATGGCGTTGTATTTTATTTGGCCATTTGGGAAGTCAGTGGAAAAG gcCAGTGATGTTGTAAAGAGGTCCACTGTGAAGCCGTTGATGTGCGAGGTCATTCCTGAAGAGACGCGCAGTGACTACAGCAAAGACCTTGAGGGGGAGAAGGACTCTGCTCCGCTTTTGGTATCGTCACCGATCAATTTTAAGATCCCagtaccagcagcaccagtcagGAAAACCTCAAATCACTGG TGTCGCTACAGTACTTGCGTCTGGCTCCTGCTGGGCTACCCTGTGGTGGCTGTGGTCCACTCCCTGGCATGCATCCTCTCCTGGCTGCTGGTCTTCACGATACCTGTGGCGAAGATGAACGCTCGCATGCTCCACACCATCCTGCTCATGGCACCGGAGGACATCCATGTGCGCAAACTGGAAAAG ATTCGCTGTGAGAGCCGAGTCCTGCTCTGCTGTTACCGAGCGGTTAATGTATATTACTATAAATATACGGTTCATAGCATCAATATTTTTGCTCTCA ACCTCCTGCCGCTGGTAATAACCAGCCTGAGTATCGGATACGCTGACAAGGAGCACAAATATTTCAGTGCTGAGGTTATATTTTCCATAGCCATCACTTCCATCATTCCTCTGTCCTATTTCATCGGCATGGGTATAGCCAG CCTGTCTGCACAGAGTAATTTTGCAGTGGGAGCGGTGGTGAACGCCACCTTCGGCTCCATCACGGAGATGACCTTCTACATCACGGCGTTGTTGCGGGGACACCGCGCTGGCACCAGGTGTTATGAAGAGGTCGTCAAAGCGGCGCTCACCGGGACTTTGCTCGGCTGCATCCTCTTCATACCT GGAGTCTGCATGATCATCGGCGGCATTAAACATCAGGAGCAGCGGTTCAACAGCCGCTCCGCCGGCGTGAGCTCGGCCCTGCTCTTCATATCAATAGGAG GTGTGTTTGCGCCAACCCTTTTTTCAAAGACGTTCGGCGACATGGTGTGTGACAGCTGCTCCGGCATCCCAGGCAACGCCACCGTGCCCTTCACCTGCAGAGACTGTCACTATGACACC AGTCAAACTGTCCCACATTTGGTTCTGTCCCAAATTGA ACCGCTGGTGTACACtatttctgtgctgctgcctgctgcataCCTGATTGGCCTCGTCTTCACGCTGAAGACCCACTCGCACATCTACGACATCCACATCAGCGATGGCCATGCGGGTCACGCGCACGGTCAGTATGCTCAGGCGGGCACCAGCACTGCCCACCCCACTGGTGAGGGCACCACGGGCCATCCCCTCGCAGCCAACTCTTGTATTAATGCCGGCATTGTTGCCACCAGCCAGGGGCTTTCAACAG GTCACCATGTAGTTCACTGGTCCCGCTGGAGGGCTCTCACGGTGCTGATCGCCGCCACAGTGTTGATGGCCTGCTGTGCCGACCTGAGCACCGAAAACATCGAACCCTTTCTGAATTATTCCATCTCCCAG TATTTCATCGGCGTTACGCTGTTGGCCATGGTGCCGGAGCTTCCTGAGATTGTTAATGGGATCCAGTTTGCGCTGCAGAACAACATCAGCCTGAG CCTTGAGGTGGGGAGCTGCATTGCTGTGCAGGTCTGCATGATACAGATTCCACTGCTCATTCTCTTCAATGCTTTCTAC gACGTCGGGTTCACGCTCATTTTCAGTGACATTCATCTTTGGGCGAGCATTTTCAGCGTCATTCTAGTCAACTACATCTTCATGGATGGGAAATCGGACTATTTTCAGG GCACTGCTCTTGTTGTGGTCTACCTCATCCTTTTGGCCGTTTACTATTTTGCCCCATCTCCACCCGCTTGCTGA
- the smo gene encoding protein smoothened: MSSTDRRPIVGFYAMLCVCAAWPSGTGAVLFPNGTMFEDKCKKTTTCEVLKYNTCLGSPLPYTHTSMILAEDSSTQEEAMEKLTMWSGLRNAPRCWSVIQPLLCAVYMPKCENGRVELPSQSLCLATRRPCSIVEQERGWPNFLKCDHFPVGCSNEVQKLKFNTSGQCEAPLVKTDIQSSWYKDVEGCGIQCDNPLFTEEEHDDMHAYIAYFGTITLLCTFFTLMTFLADWKNSNRYPAVILFYINACFFVGSIGWLAQFLDGARKEIVCKSDNTMRLGEPSSSETLSCVTIFIIVYYSMMSGVTWFVMLTYAWHTSFKALGTTQQPLSGRTSYFHLVTWSIPFVLTVAILAIAEVDGDSVSGICFVGYKNYRYRAGFVLAPIGVVLVVGGYFLIRGVMTLFSIKSNHPGLLSEKAASKINETMLRLGIFGFLAFGFVFITFGCHFYDFFNQAEWERSFREYVLCEANVTIASQTNKPIPQCIIKNRPSLMVEKINLFSMFGTGIAMSTWVWTKATILIWKRTWCKIIGRSDNEPKRIKKSKMIAKAFAMRKELHKDPEKEMSFSMHTMSHDGPVAGINFEINEPSNDMSSAWARHVTKMVARRGAILPEDISVTPTGTPVPPPDERNRLWMVEAEISPEMIKRKKKKKKRKKEVRPLEEPVDHQACHQREFGRCAAPRLPKLPNHPALVANLRRQQRLEQEVLPGSCPDFPPSHPMSCEESFPDMQYKSNWNRCSRTLLSDHLNLNDPPEDLGLGPCCLSSASTWQPRGSSNRTTHVARMPPARRTCKGPIHSRTNLMEAELMDADSDF, translated from the exons ATGTCTTCCACGGATCGGAGACCCATTGTTGGATTTTACGCGATGCTGTGCGTCTGCGCTGCCTGGCCCTCGGGGACCGGGGCAGTGTTGTTCCCGAACGGGACAATGTTTGAGGATAAATGCAAGAAAACAACGACCTGTGAGGTCCTTAAATACAACACCTGTCTGGGATCACCTttaccgtacacacatacatcCATGATCCTGGCCGAGGACTCCAGCACTCAAGAGGAAGCGATGGAGAAGTTGACCATGTGGTCTG GTTTGAGGAACGCTCCTCGGTGTTGGTCGGTCATCCAGCCGCTGCTGTGCGCCGTCTACATGCCCAAATGTGAGAACGGTCGAGTCGAGCTGCCCAGCCAGAGCTTGTGTTTGGCGACGCGTAGGCCGTGTAGCATTGTGGAACAGGAGCGAGGGTGGCCAAACTTCCTCAAATGTGACCATTTTCCCGTCGGCTGTTCG AACGAGGTGCAGAAGCTAAAATTCAACACCTCAGGCCAGTGTGAAGCTCCTCTGGTGAAAACCGACATCCAGTCCAGCTGGTACAAAGACGTGGAGGGCTGCGGTATCCAGTGTGACAACCCTCTGTTCACTGAGGAGGAGCACGACGACATGCACGCTTACATCGCCTACTTCGGCACCATCACCCTCCTCTGCACGTTCTTCACCCTG ATGACGTTTCTTGCCGACTGGAAGAATTCCAACCGCTACCCGGCTGTCATCCTCTTCTACATCAACGCCTGCTTCTTTGTGGGCAGTATTGGGTGGCTGGCTCAGTTTCTGGATGGGGCTCGCAAAGAGATCGTGTGCAAGAGCGACAACACAATGCGGCTGGGAGAGCCTTC CTCTTCCGAGACCCTGTCGTGCGTCACCATTTTCATCATTGTGTACTACTCCATGATGTCCGGGGTCACCTGGTTCGTCATGCTGACCTACGCCTGGCACACCTCGTTCAAAGCTCTGGGCACCACCCAACAGCCGCTGTCGGGCAGAACGTCCTACTTCCACCTGGTCACCTGGTCCATCCCTTTTGTCCTCACCGTGGCCATCTTGGCGATCGCCGAG GTGGACGGAGACTCTGTGAGTGGGATCTGCTTTGTGGGTTACAAAAACTACAGATACCGCGCCGGATTCGTGCTGGCTCCCATCGGAGTGGTGCTGGTTGTTGGCGGCTATTTTCTCATTAGGG gcgTCATGACGCTGTTTTCCATCAAGAGTAACCATCCGGGACTTCTGAGCGAGAAGGCGGCCAGCAAAATCAACGAGACGATGCTCAGGCTCG GTATATTTGGATTTCTGGCTTTTGGCTTTGTTTTCATCACATTCGGCTGCCACTTCTACGACTTCTTCAACCAGGCTGAATGGGAGCGGAGCTTTAGAGAATATGTTCT GTGCGAAGCTAACGTGACGATCGCCTCTCAGACCAACAAGCCAATCCCCCAATGCATAATCAAGAACCGGCCCAGCCTCATGGTGGAGAAAATCAACCTGTTTTCCATGTTTGGAACCGGAATCGCGATGAGCACTTGGGTCTGGACCAAAGCCACCATCCTGATCTGGAAACGAACCTGGTGCAA AATTATTGGTCGAAGCGACAATGAGCCCAAGAGGATCAAAAAGAGCAAGATGATTGCCAAGGCGTTTGCCATGAGGAAAGAGCTTCACAAGGACCCGGAGAAGGAAATGTCCTTCAGCATGCACACCATGTCTCACGATGGACCAGTGG cTGGAAtcaattttgaaataaatgaaccGTCCAATGACATGTCATCCGCTTGGGCACGCCATGTGACTAAGATGGTGGCCAGGCGAGGTGCCATCCTACCTGAGGACATCTCTGTTACTCCTACAGGCACGCCAG TGCCCCCCCCGGATGAGAGGAACAGGCTATGGATGGTGGAGGCCGAGATATCACCAGAAatgataaaaaggaaaaagaagaagaagaagaggaagaaggaggtgCGTCCACTGGAGGAGCCCGTGGATCATCAGGCATGTCACCAGCGCGAATTTGGTCGCTGCGCAGCTCCGCGCCTGCCCAAGCTTCCGAACCATCCGGCTCTGGTTGCAAACCTGCGGCGGCAACAGAGGCTTGAACAGGAAGTCCTGCCCGGGTCCTGTCCGGATTTTCCGCCCTCCCACCCCATGTCCTGTGAGGAAAGCTTTCCAGACATGCAATACAAGAGTAACTGGAACCGCTGTAGCCGCACTCTGCTGTCTGACCATCTTAACCTCAATGACCCCCCAGAAGATCTGGGTCTCGGTCCATGCTGCCTTTCCTCAGCCTCCACCTGGCAGCCCAGAGGGTCCTCCAATAGGACGACCCATGTGGCCCGGATGCCTCCTGCCAGGAGGACCTGCAAGGGACCCATTCACTCCAGGACCAATTTAATGGAAGCAGAACTCATGGACGCTGATTCGGACTTTTAA
- the cax1 gene encoding cation/H+ exchanger protein 1 isoform X2, with protein sequence MSHTKPSLMPGDGENLQRRSTADPTGNFENSEEPELHHRCRQSHPEWLCVGPNHPEMNIVQTPSPDVSGYHHYHYTPKCFLTIHRGGQGTSVQSASTRCGEEGWHEATTKTTIRADNEVEAHREANNYKFGFRKWKGNVTEKPIEDRSDVIKELYSDLNTVKPQEGSVITFGNILYVFLFGWWISFIYFLICPVIFLTSCASPYGNLCFKMALYFIWPFGKSVEKASDVVKRSTVKPLMCEVIPEETRSDYSKDLEGEKDSAPLLVSSPINFKIPVPAAPVRKTSNHWCRYSTCVWLLLGYPVVAVVHSLACILSWLLVFTIPVAKMNARMLHTILLMAPEDIHVRKLEKIRCESRVLLCCYRAVNVYYYKYTVHSINIFALNLLPLVITSLSIGYADKEHKYFSAEVIFSIAITSIIPLSYFIGMGIASLSAQSNFAVGAVVNATFGSITEMTFYITALLRGHRAGTRCYEEVVKAALTGTLLGCILFIPGVCMIIGGIKHQEQRFNSRSAGVSSALLFISIGGVFAPTLFSKTFGDMVCDSCSGIPGNATVPFTCRDCHYDTSQTVPHLVLSQIEPLVYTISVLLPAAYLIGLVFTLKTHSHIYDIHISDGHAGHAHGHHVVHWSRWRALTVLIAATVLMACCADLSTENIEPFLNYSISQYFIGVTLLAMVPELPEIVNGIQFALQNNISLSLEVGSCIAVQVCMIQIPLLILFNAFYDVGFTLIFSDIHLWASIFSVILVNYIFMDGKSDYFQGTALVVVYLILLAVYYFAPSPPAC encoded by the exons ATGTCCCATACGAAGCCTTCGTTGATGCCAGGTGATGGGGAGAACCTGCAGAGAAGGTCGACGGCTGATCCCACCG gCAATTTCGAGAACAGCGAAGAGCCCGAACTCCACCATCGATGCAGACAGTCCCATCCCGAGTGGCTCTGTGTTGGCCCCAACCATCCAGAGATGAACATTGTGCAGACCCCCTCCCCGGATGTTTCTGGCTACCATCACTACCACTACACCCCCAAATGCTTCCTGACCATCCACAGAG GAGGACAGGGAACATCGGTCCAGTCTGCTTCGACACGATGTGGAGAAGAAGGTTGGCACGAGGCCACAACAAAGACGACAATCCGAGCCGACAATGAGGTGGAGGCCCACAGAGAGGCCAACAACTACAAG tttggcTTCAGGAAGTGGAAGGGCAACGTGACAGAAAAGCCCATTGAAGACCGATCGGACGTTATCAAAGAACTTTACTCTGATCTCAACACCGTGAAGCCCCAAGAAG GATCCGTAATCACCTTTGGTAACATACTTTATGTGTTCTTGTTCGGATGGTGGATATCCTTCATCTATTTTCTCATCTGTCCCGTAATATTTCTTACAAGCTGTGCTTCCCCTTATG gaAACCTTTGCTTCAAGATGGCGTTGTATTTTATTTGGCCATTTGGGAAGTCAGTGGAAAAG gcCAGTGATGTTGTAAAGAGGTCCACTGTGAAGCCGTTGATGTGCGAGGTCATTCCTGAAGAGACGCGCAGTGACTACAGCAAAGACCTTGAGGGGGAGAAGGACTCTGCTCCGCTTTTGGTATCGTCACCGATCAATTTTAAGATCCCagtaccagcagcaccagtcagGAAAACCTCAAATCACTGG TGTCGCTACAGTACTTGCGTCTGGCTCCTGCTGGGCTACCCTGTGGTGGCTGTGGTCCACTCCCTGGCATGCATCCTCTCCTGGCTGCTGGTCTTCACGATACCTGTGGCGAAGATGAACGCTCGCATGCTCCACACCATCCTGCTCATGGCACCGGAGGACATCCATGTGCGCAAACTGGAAAAG ATTCGCTGTGAGAGCCGAGTCCTGCTCTGCTGTTACCGAGCGGTTAATGTATATTACTATAAATATACGGTTCATAGCATCAATATTTTTGCTCTCA ACCTCCTGCCGCTGGTAATAACCAGCCTGAGTATCGGATACGCTGACAAGGAGCACAAATATTTCAGTGCTGAGGTTATATTTTCCATAGCCATCACTTCCATCATTCCTCTGTCCTATTTCATCGGCATGGGTATAGCCAG CCTGTCTGCACAGAGTAATTTTGCAGTGGGAGCGGTGGTGAACGCCACCTTCGGCTCCATCACGGAGATGACCTTCTACATCACGGCGTTGTTGCGGGGACACCGCGCTGGCACCAGGTGTTATGAAGAGGTCGTCAAAGCGGCGCTCACCGGGACTTTGCTCGGCTGCATCCTCTTCATACCT GGAGTCTGCATGATCATCGGCGGCATTAAACATCAGGAGCAGCGGTTCAACAGCCGCTCCGCCGGCGTGAGCTCGGCCCTGCTCTTCATATCAATAGGAG GTGTGTTTGCGCCAACCCTTTTTTCAAAGACGTTCGGCGACATGGTGTGTGACAGCTGCTCCGGCATCCCAGGCAACGCCACCGTGCCCTTCACCTGCAGAGACTGTCACTATGACACC AGTCAAACTGTCCCACATTTGGTTCTGTCCCAAATTGA ACCGCTGGTGTACACtatttctgtgctgctgcctgctgcataCCTGATTGGCCTCGTCTTCACGCTGAAGACCCACTCGCACATCTACGACATCCACATCAGCGATGGCCATGCGGGTCACGCGCACG GTCACCATGTAGTTCACTGGTCCCGCTGGAGGGCTCTCACGGTGCTGATCGCCGCCACAGTGTTGATGGCCTGCTGTGCCGACCTGAGCACCGAAAACATCGAACCCTTTCTGAATTATTCCATCTCCCAG TATTTCATCGGCGTTACGCTGTTGGCCATGGTGCCGGAGCTTCCTGAGATTGTTAATGGGATCCAGTTTGCGCTGCAGAACAACATCAGCCTGAG CCTTGAGGTGGGGAGCTGCATTGCTGTGCAGGTCTGCATGATACAGATTCCACTGCTCATTCTCTTCAATGCTTTCTAC gACGTCGGGTTCACGCTCATTTTCAGTGACATTCATCTTTGGGCGAGCATTTTCAGCGTCATTCTAGTCAACTACATCTTCATGGATGGGAAATCGGACTATTTTCAGG GCACTGCTCTTGTTGTGGTCTACCTCATCCTTTTGGCCGTTTACTATTTTGCCCCATCTCCACCCGCTTGCTGA